The following coding sequences are from one Saccopteryx bilineata isolate mSacBil1 chromosome 3, mSacBil1_pri_phased_curated, whole genome shotgun sequence window:
- the PREB gene encoding guanine nucleotide-exchange factor SEC12 isoform X3, with protein sequence MGRRRAPELYRAPFPLYALQVDPSTGLLIAAGGGGAAKTGIKNGVHFLQLEQINGRLSASLLHSHDTETRATMNLALAGNILAAGQDAHCQLLRFQIHQQKDKNKAEKAGPKEQGPRQRKGVAPTEKKSGAETHQEGVELRVENLQAVQTDFSPDPLQKVVCYNHDNTLLATGGTDGHVRVWKVPSLEKVLEFKAHEGEIEDLALGPDGKLVTVAWDLKAFVWQKDQLVTQLHWQENGPTFSNTPYRYQACRFGQVPDQPAGLRLFTVQIPHKRLRQPPPCYLTAWDGSTFLPLRTKPCGNEVISCLSVSESGTFLGLGTVTGSVAIYIAFSLQGVFLCGYCCCCALGLLL encoded by the exons ATGGGTCGGCGCCGGGCACCAGAGCTGTACCGGGCCCCATTCCCGTTGTACGCGCTGCAGGTCGACCCCAGCACGGGGCTGCTCATAGCTGCGGGCGGAGGAGGCGCCGCCAAGACGGGCATAAAGAATGGAGTG CATTTTCTGCAGCTAGAGCAGATTAACGGGCGCCTGAGCGCCTCCTTGCTACACTCCCATGACACAGAGACACGGGCTACTATGAACTTGGCGCTGGCTGGTAACATCCTTGCTGCAGGACAGGATGCCCACTGTCAGCTCCTGCGCTTCCAGATCCACCAGCAGAAGGACAAGAACAAGGCAGAGAAGGCAG GTCCCAAGGAACAGGGGCCTCGGCAAAGAAAAGGGGTGGCCCCAACAGAGAAGAAATCTGGAGCTGAAACCCACCAGGAGGGGGTAGAACTGAGAGTAGAGAATTTGCAGGCAGTGCAGACAGACTTCAGCCCTGATCCACTACAGAAAGTTGTATGCTACAACCACGATAATACCCTGCTTGCCACTGGAGGGACAGATGGCCATGTTCGTGTCTGGAAG GTACCCAGTCTAGAGAAAGTGCTGGAGTTCAAAGCCCATGAAGGGGAGATTGAGGACCTGGCTTTGGGGCCTGATGGCAAG TTGGTAACTGTGGCCTGGGACCTTAAGGCCTTCGTGTGGCAGAAGGATCAGCTGGTGACACAGCTGCACTGGCAAGAGAATGGACCCACCTTTTCTAACACGCCTTACCGCTACCAGGCCTGCAG GTTTGGGCAGGTTCCAGACCAGCCTGCTGGACTGCGACTCTTCACAGTGCAGATTCCCCACAAGCGTCTGCGCCAGCCCCCACCTTGCTACCTCACAGCCTGGGATGGCTCTACCTTCCTGCCTCTTCGGACCAAACCCTGTGGCAATGAAGTCATTTCCTGCCTTAGTGTCAG TGAATCGGGCACCTTCCTAGGCCTGGGCACAGTCACTGGATCTGTTGCCATCTACATAGCTTTCTCTCTTCAG
- the PREB gene encoding guanine nucleotide-exchange factor SEC12 isoform X1, which yields MGRRRAPELYRAPFPLYALQVDPSTGLLIAAGGGGAAKTGIKNGVHFLQLEQINGRLSASLLHSHDTETRATMNLALAGNILAAGQDAHCQLLRFQIHQQKDKNKAEKAGPKEQGPRQRKGVAPTEKKSGAETHQEGVELRVENLQAVQTDFSPDPLQKVVCYNHDNTLLATGGTDGHVRVWKVPSLEKVLEFKAHEGEIEDLALGPDGKLVTVAWDLKAFVWQKDQLVTQLHWQENGPTFSNTPYRYQACRFGQVPDQPAGLRLFTVQIPHKRLRQPPPCYLTAWDGSTFLPLRTKPCGNEVISCLSVSESGTFLGLGTVTGSVAIYIAFSLQRLYYVREAHGIVVTDVAFLPEKGCGPELLGSHETALFSVAVDSRCQLHLLPSRRSVPVWILLLLCVGLIIMTILLLQSAFPGFL from the exons ATGGGTCGGCGCCGGGCACCAGAGCTGTACCGGGCCCCATTCCCGTTGTACGCGCTGCAGGTCGACCCCAGCACGGGGCTGCTCATAGCTGCGGGCGGAGGAGGCGCCGCCAAGACGGGCATAAAGAATGGAGTG CATTTTCTGCAGCTAGAGCAGATTAACGGGCGCCTGAGCGCCTCCTTGCTACACTCCCATGACACAGAGACACGGGCTACTATGAACTTGGCGCTGGCTGGTAACATCCTTGCTGCAGGACAGGATGCCCACTGTCAGCTCCTGCGCTTCCAGATCCACCAGCAGAAGGACAAGAACAAGGCAGAGAAGGCAG GTCCCAAGGAACAGGGGCCTCGGCAAAGAAAAGGGGTGGCCCCAACAGAGAAGAAATCTGGAGCTGAAACCCACCAGGAGGGGGTAGAACTGAGAGTAGAGAATTTGCAGGCAGTGCAGACAGACTTCAGCCCTGATCCACTACAGAAAGTTGTATGCTACAACCACGATAATACCCTGCTTGCCACTGGAGGGACAGATGGCCATGTTCGTGTCTGGAAG GTACCCAGTCTAGAGAAAGTGCTGGAGTTCAAAGCCCATGAAGGGGAGATTGAGGACCTGGCTTTGGGGCCTGATGGCAAG TTGGTAACTGTGGCCTGGGACCTTAAGGCCTTCGTGTGGCAGAAGGATCAGCTGGTGACACAGCTGCACTGGCAAGAGAATGGACCCACCTTTTCTAACACGCCTTACCGCTACCAGGCCTGCAG GTTTGGGCAGGTTCCAGACCAGCCTGCTGGACTGCGACTCTTCACAGTGCAGATTCCCCACAAGCGTCTGCGCCAGCCCCCACCTTGCTACCTCACAGCCTGGGATGGCTCTACCTTCCTGCCTCTTCGGACCAAACCCTGTGGCAATGAAGTCATTTCCTGCCTTAGTGTCAG TGAATCGGGCACCTTCCTAGGCCTGGGCACAGTCACTGGATCTGTTGCCATCTACATAGCTTTCTCTCTTCAG CGCCTCTACTATGTGAGGGAGGCCCATGGCATTGTGGTGACGGATGTGGCCTTTCTACCTGAGAAGGGTTGTGGTCCAGAGCTCCTTGGGTCACATGAAACTGCCCTATTTTCTGTGGCTGTGGATAGTCGTTGCCAGCTGCACCTGCTACCCTCACGAC
- the PREB gene encoding guanine nucleotide-exchange factor SEC12 isoform X2, with protein MNLALAGNILAAGQDAHCQLLRFQIHQQKDKNKAEKAGPKEQGPRQRKGVAPTEKKSGAETHQEGVELRVENLQAVQTDFSPDPLQKVVCYNHDNTLLATGGTDGHVRVWKVPSLEKVLEFKAHEGEIEDLALGPDGKLVTVAWDLKAFVWQKDQLVTQLHWQENGPTFSNTPYRYQACRFGQVPDQPAGLRLFTVQIPHKRLRQPPPCYLTAWDGSTFLPLRTKPCGNEVISCLSVSESGTFLGLGTVTGSVAIYIAFSLQRLYYVREAHGIVVTDVAFLPEKGCGPELLGSHETALFSVAVDSRCQLHLLPSRRSVPVWILLLLCVGLIIMTILLLQSAFPGFL; from the exons ATGAACTTGGCGCTGGCTGGTAACATCCTTGCTGCAGGACAGGATGCCCACTGTCAGCTCCTGCGCTTCCAGATCCACCAGCAGAAGGACAAGAACAAGGCAGAGAAGGCAG GTCCCAAGGAACAGGGGCCTCGGCAAAGAAAAGGGGTGGCCCCAACAGAGAAGAAATCTGGAGCTGAAACCCACCAGGAGGGGGTAGAACTGAGAGTAGAGAATTTGCAGGCAGTGCAGACAGACTTCAGCCCTGATCCACTACAGAAAGTTGTATGCTACAACCACGATAATACCCTGCTTGCCACTGGAGGGACAGATGGCCATGTTCGTGTCTGGAAG GTACCCAGTCTAGAGAAAGTGCTGGAGTTCAAAGCCCATGAAGGGGAGATTGAGGACCTGGCTTTGGGGCCTGATGGCAAG TTGGTAACTGTGGCCTGGGACCTTAAGGCCTTCGTGTGGCAGAAGGATCAGCTGGTGACACAGCTGCACTGGCAAGAGAATGGACCCACCTTTTCTAACACGCCTTACCGCTACCAGGCCTGCAG GTTTGGGCAGGTTCCAGACCAGCCTGCTGGACTGCGACTCTTCACAGTGCAGATTCCCCACAAGCGTCTGCGCCAGCCCCCACCTTGCTACCTCACAGCCTGGGATGGCTCTACCTTCCTGCCTCTTCGGACCAAACCCTGTGGCAATGAAGTCATTTCCTGCCTTAGTGTCAG TGAATCGGGCACCTTCCTAGGCCTGGGCACAGTCACTGGATCTGTTGCCATCTACATAGCTTTCTCTCTTCAG CGCCTCTACTATGTGAGGGAGGCCCATGGCATTGTGGTGACGGATGTGGCCTTTCTACCTGAGAAGGGTTGTGGTCCAGAGCTCCTTGGGTCACATGAAACTGCCCTATTTTCTGTGGCTGTGGATAGTCGTTGCCAGCTGCACCTGCTACCCTCACGAC
- the PRR30 gene encoding proline-rich protein 30: MWSQNKDQVLLQNSANPGRPPQSPSQLVDSPSHNLQPLSPQKSLPSSQPPCSTLSQSCSPGSHFYSSDSDSDFVLHPYSSSLPSSPTFFHQNYQSLPLPRSSSPSHLLYSSPPPTYCTNSSQPQNSPLPHYQSVPHPKDLPSSTLTSPSPSLPSSGVPSNRHQYQDTTSSGVVGGCVASEKDPAEFRHPGALAKALVVHLGHRRIAHDLRLLILQNLWLGRTGQPPVVEYPICLVCLRPRSPSCPIPKDRTGPRLLAFPQLLPSARVQESKPLRIGIGFGLRLSRGQARALHLLPEKKTEEVGPQAKPSQAHGYQTQASQAPAARVAQAWEDSAPGIPSQTGSLRSAGPQLPNYTRCSGPPPQASRQATGCLKPKLSSAPKRPGSPEAILQLKLPL, from the coding sequence ATGTGGTCTCAAAACAAGGACCAAGTGCTGCTACAGAACTCGGCGAACCCTGGGCGTCCTCCTCAGAGCCCCTCACAACTTGTGGATTCCCCTTCCCACAACCTTCAGCCTCTGTCTCCCCAgaaatctctcccttcctcccagccaCCTTGTTCCACTCTTTCACAGTCCTGCTCTCCTGGCTCCCATTTCTACTCTTCTGACTCAGATTCTGACTTTGTCCTACATCCTTATTCTTCCTCTCTCCCAAGTTCCCCCACTTTCTTTCATCAGAATTACcagtctcttccccttccacgctcctcctctccttcccacctgctatactcctctcctccccctacttACTGCACCAATTCCTCTCAGCCTCAGAACTCCCCTCTCCCACACTACCAGTCTGTTCCCCACCCCAAAGACCTACCTAGCTCTACTCTTACTTCCCCAAGCCCCAGCCTCCCTTCTTCTGGTGTCCCTTCTAATAGGCATCAGTACCAGGACACCACGTCATCTGGGGTGGTAGGGGGATGTGTGGCAAGCGAGAAGGACCCTGCCGAGTTCAGGCACCCAGGAGCCCTGGCCAAGGCCCTGGTGGTTCACCTGGGGCACCGCCGCATCGCACACGACCTACGGTTACTGATTTTGCAGAACCTGTGGCTAGGCAGAACCGGCCAGCCTCCAGTTGTGGAGTATCCTATATGCCTGGTGTGTCTCCGGCCTCGCAGTCCCTCTTGCCCCATTCCCAAGGACAGGACTGGTCCCCGGCTGCTTGCCTTCCCACAGCTACTGCCCAGTGCACGGGTCCAGGAATCCAAACCACTCCGCATAGGCATCGGCTTTGGCCTCCGCCTGTCCCGTGGCCAGGCCAGGGCTTTGCATCTgttgccagaaaaaaaaacagaggaagtAGGACCTCAGGCCAAGCCCTCTCAGGCCCATGGGTATCAAACTCAGGCATCTCAGGCCCCAGCAGCTCGAGTGGCTCAGGCCTGGGAAGATTCAGCCCCAGGTATACCCTCCCAGACTGGGAGCCTCAGGTCTGCAGGCCCTCAATTACCAAACTACACTCGATGTTCagggcctccccctcaggcatcAAGACAGGCCACTGGCTGCCTGAAGCCCAAGCTTTCCTCTGCTCCAAAGAGGCCTGGCTCTCCAGAAGCCATTCTCCAACTAAAGTTGCCACTCTAG